A part of Schistosoma mansoni strain Puerto Rico chromosome W, complete genome genomic DNA contains:
- a CDS encoding putative endo beta n-acetylglucosaminidase: protein MCDESSYISKPISTIEELIHWDFPATSNLTLPLSYFGDLLNDFGFIRKSFGLPKVIYCHDMAGGYLSSDRTVNFTCVFPAFRFVHWHLVDIFIYFSHQFITVPPVSWINLAHRQGVSVYGTVIMESVECDGFQVIFMNSSEHYRDVNKTLNYKDFATRLDQIRRVVGFEGWFINFEIALPKEKIATIRDRIKKFLRMLRNLGSEVIWYDALTWSGHLSFQNELTEENLPYMKASGSGLFLNYNWDPVKLRQSQELTVNSSMSTKVFVGIDCFGRGCIGGGGFGTVEALKVVLDINASRPDRPLSVALFAPGWVFEKCDLTKAAGDPIKAFSLLAEMNTKFWSHLSPLICRLRGLSSVDVVTMLHKPTLPSLPVIQLPCDLSEKYDSDILFCTTCCSGQGLLPPKPWTAPGEVILQYGSQMSRQQTVQVLETGYEKFTGTCLCIRFEQSDILVNFEQQESNDSLMELFLFGHNSFISDKAQFKLAITPYTLNKEISLPAEQRLDHEIGLKLFVDTFHSLDKNDGEVNFKRTFLIADEERIELKNNIPWSVLHYNVTDLISDPNKNISESERFSVTTSSSQCIYLHRIGLTWSWNSILHTYESIMKFNGFLLGLIELRDPQWPLENYFE from the exons ATGTGTGATGAGTCTAGCTACATTAGTAAGCCTATTTCCACTATAGAGGAATTGATACACTGGGATTTTCCGGCTACATCGAATCTTACATTACCTTTAAGTTATTTTGGTGACCTTTTAAATG ACTTCGGCTTTATTCGTAAATCCTTTGGATTACCTAAAGTTATATACTGTCATGATATGGCTGGCGGTTATCTGTCCTCCGATCGAACAGTTAACTTCACTTGTGTTTTCCCTGCATTTCGATTTGTTCATTGGCACTTGGTTGacatatttatttacttcaGTCATCAGTTCATAACCGTACCGCCAGTGTCGTGGATTAATCTAGCACATCG ACAGGGTGTCAGTGTCTATGGTACTGTAATTATGGAATCAGTGGAATGTGATGGATTTCAAGTCATTTTTATGAATTCCTCGGAACATTATCGTGATGTCAATAAAACATTAAACTATAAGGATTTTGCTACACGTTTGGATCAAATAAGACGAGTTGTTGGGTTTGAGGGTTGGTTTATTAATTTTGAAATTGCTCTACCCAAG GAAAAAATTGCTACAATTCGTGATCGAATAAAGAAATTCCTACGAATGCTTAGAAACCTTGGTTCTGAAGTCATCTG GTATGATGCACTAACTTGGTCTGGCCACTTAAGCTTTCAAAATGAATTGACCGAAGAAAATTTACCGTATATGAAAGCGTCTGGAAGTGGTTTATTTCTCAATTATAATTGGGATCCAGTTAAGTTACGACAATCACAAGAGCT TACTGTCAATTCTTCAATGTCAACAAAGGTGTTTGTCGGTATTGATTGTTTCGGTCGTGGTTGTATTGGAGGCGGTGGCTTCGGTACAGTCGAAGCACTAAAGGTTGTTTTAGATATTAAC GCTTCTAGACCCGATCGCCCATTATCAGTAGCTTTATTTGCACCTGGTTGGGTGTTCGAAAAGTGCGACCTGACGAAAGCAGCTGGTGATCCAATCAAAGCATTCAGCTTATTAGCAGAAATGAACACAAAATTCTGGTCACATTTAAGTCCATTAATTTGTCGTCTACGGGGTTTGAGTAGTGTTGATGTTGTTACAATGCTACATAAACCTACACTTCCCAGTCTACCGGTTATCCAATTACCTTGTGATTTAAGTGAAAAATATGATTCAGATATTTTATTTTGCACAACATGTTGCTCTGGTCAGGGTTTATTACCTCCAAAACCTTGGACAGCTCCAGGTGAAGTGATATTACAGTACGGAAGTCAAATGAGTCGGCAACAA ACTGTTCAAGTTTTGGAAACAGGTTATGAAAAATTCACAGGGACGTGTTTATGTATACGTTTCGAACAATCCGATATACTAGTTAATTTTGAGCAACAAGAATCAAATGATTCATTAATGGAGTTATTTCTTTTTGGtcataattcatttatatctGATAAAGCACAATTCAAACTAGCCATTACTCCATACACTTTGAATAAGGAGATATCTTTGCCAGCTGAACAACGTTTGGATCATGAAATTGGTTTAAAACTGTTTGTGGATACGTTTCATTCCCTGGATAAAAATGATGGTGAAGTTAATTTTAAACGCACATTTCTGATAGCTGATGAGG AAAGAATTGAATTGAAAAACAATATACCTTGGTCTGTACTTCATTACAACGTAACTGATCTCATTTCTGATcccaataaaaatatttcagagtCAGAAAGATTTTCAGTCACAACGTCCTCATCACAGTGTATCTATCTACATCGTATCGGTTTAACTTGGAGTTGGAATTCAATTTTACATACTTATGAATCTATTATGAAGTTCAATGGTTTTCTTCTAGGTTTAATTGAACTACGTGATCCTCAATGGCCATTggaaaattattttgaataa